Proteins encoded together in one Falco peregrinus isolate bFalPer1 chromosome 2, bFalPer1.pri, whole genome shotgun sequence window:
- the WDR1 gene encoding WD repeat-containing protein 1 yields the protein MPYEIKKVFASLPQVERGVSKIIGGDPKGNNFLYTNGKCVVIRNIDNPAIADIYTEHAHQVVVAKYAPSGFYIASGDVSGKLRIWDTTQKEHLLKYEYQPFAGKIKDLAWTEDSKRIAVVGEGREKFGAVFLWDSGSSVGEITGHNKVINSVDIKQTRPYRLATGSDDNCAAFFEGPPFKFKFTISDHTRFVNCVRFSPDGNRFATASADGQIFVYDGKTGEKMCALGGGKAHDGGIYAISWSPDSSQLLSASGDKTAKIWDVGANSVVSTFNMGSNVLDQQLGCLWQKDHLLTISLSGYINYLDKNNPNKPSRIIKGHSKSIQCLTVHNNGGKSYIYSGSNDGHINYWDSETGENDGFSGKGHTNQVSRMAVDEMDQLVTCSMDDTVRYTNLSKRDYSGQDAVKMDVQPKCLAVGPGGYTVVLCIGQIVLMKDKKKCFAIDDLGYEPEAVAIHPGGGTAAVGGADGNVHLYSIQGTSLKNDNKSLEAKGPVTDLAYSHDGAFLAVCDANKVVTVFSVTDGYAEHNVFYGHHAKIVCIAWSPDNEHFASGGMDMMVYVWTVSDPETRVKIPDAHRLHHVSGLAWLDEHTLVTTSHDASVKEWSISYN from the exons AATCCTGCAATTGCTGACATCTACACTGAGCATGCCCATCAGGTTGTAGTTGCCAAGTATGCTCCCAGTGGATTCTACATAGCATCTGGAG ATGTCTCTGGAAAGCTAAGAATCTGGGATACTACACAGAAGGAACACCTACTGAAGTATGAGTATCAGCcatttgcaggaaaaataaaggaccTAGCCTGGACTGAAGACAGCAAGAGAATTGCTGTGgttggagaaggaagagaaaa ATTTGGAGCAGTGTTCCTGTGGGATAGTGGTTCTTCTGTTGGTGAGATTACTGGGCACAACAAAGTGATCAATAGTGTGGACATTAAACAAACGAGACCATATCGTCTGGCAACTGGCAGTGATGACAACTGCGCCGCTTTCTTTGAGGGACCGCCATTCAAGTTCAAGTTTACAATAAGT gaCCATACACGGTTTGTGAACTGTGTGAGGTTTTCTCCTGATGGGAACAGATTTGCTACAGCTAGTGCAGATGGCCAG ATTTTTGTCTATGATGGGAAGACTGGAGAGAAAATGTGTGCTCTTGGTGGAGGCAAAGCTCATGATGGAGGTATTTATGCT ATTAGTTGGAGCCCTGACAGTAGTCAGTTGCTTTCTGCCTCTGGAGATAAAACTGCTAAAATCTGGGATGTCGGTGCTAATTCTGTTGTCAGTACTTTTAACATGGGATCAAACGTATTGGATCAGCAGCTGGGTTGCTTGTGGCAAAAAGATCATTTACTGACTATCTCTCTCTCTGGCTATATCAATTATTTGGACAAGAACAATCCAAATAAGCCTTCACGTATCATAAAG GGTCACAGTAAGTCCATTCAGTGTCTTACGGTGCATAACAATGGTGGGAAGTCCTATATTTACTCTGGAAGTAATGATGGTCATATTAAT TATTGGGATTCTGAAACTGGAGAGAATGATGGCTTTTCTGGGAAAGGCCATACAAACCAGGTTTCTAGAATGGCGGTGGATGAAATGGATCAGCTGGTCACCTGCAGTATGGATGACACCGTGCGCTATACCAACCTTAGCAAAAGGGACTACAG TGGCCAGGATGCTGTGAAAATGGATGTTCAACCAAAATGTTTAGCTGTGGGTCCTGGTGGTTATACTGTAGTTCTGTGCATTGGACAA ATTGTCTTgatgaaagataagaaaaaatgttttgcaattgATGACCTTGGGTATGAGCCCGAAGCTGTAGCCATTCATCCTGGaggagggacagcagcagtgggaggagCG GATGGGAATGTCCATTTATATTCAATCCAAGGAACCTCTTTGAAAAATGATAATAAGTCTTTGGAAGCTAAAGGTCCTGTTACAGACCTGGCATATTCTCACGATGGTGCCTTTCTTGCAGTCTGTGATGCAAACAAAGTTGTCACTGTCTTTAGTGTCACTGATGGCTATGCG GAACATAATGTCTTTTACGGACACCATGCAAAAATAGTTTGTATTGCCTGGTCACCAGACAATGAACACTTTGCTTCTGGAGGTATGGACATGATGGTATATGTTTGGACCGTAAGTGATCCAGAGACCAGAGTAAAGATACCAG ATGCTCACAGGCTACATCATGTAAGCGGCTTGGCATGGTTGGATGAACATACTCTGGTAACAACATCCCATGATGCTTCTGTCAAAGAGTGGTCTATCTCCTACAATTGA